ctcctacacatatacatatatatatattttttctctctctctctctctctctctatctctttCTCCCTACACATATATATAGGGAGAAAGAGACAATTactattacaaatatttatatttgtaatatCTATATCTTTCTccctacatatatatatatatatatatatatatatatgtgtgtgtgtgtgtgtgtgtgtgtgtgtgtgtgtgtgtagggagaaagagatagatagatagatacagagagagagagagagagagaggtaccagacataaatataaatatttgtaatagtAATTGTCTGCCTATATAgggtgagttaaaatttacgtCAGATCGGTATTATTTCTGCGAAGTACTGCATAGGACACGCTGAAtgtaacatacatacacatatctcTCTCTGTATCTATCATCTATCTCtttctccacacacacacacacatatatatatatatatatatatatatatatatatatatatatatatatatatatatatatatatatatatatatatatatatatatatatatatatatatatatatatatatattacatatatatattacatatatatatatatatatatatatatatatatatatatattacatatatatatatattacatatatatatatatatatatatatatatatatatatatatatatatatatatatatatatatatatatatatatatatatatatatatatatatatatgtgtgtgtgtgtgtgtgtgtggagaaaGAGATAGATGATAGATACAGAGAgagatatgtgtatgtatgctacatatatatatatatatatatatatatatatatatatatatatatatatatatatatatatatatatatatatatatatatatatatatattacatatatatattacatatatatatatgtgtgtgtgtagggggatagatagatagatagatagatacatagatagatgcatagatagatacatagatagatagatagatatccGCCTATACGCTTctcatatccaggcacattACCTGCTCATGGCGCTGCGTACATTATCACTGATGTCAAAATGAACTTGTCAACGAATACAAAATGTATCTAAAGCGTCGCTGCCATAGATCTAGAATAACCGGTATTTGTGAAAGAACAACATGCCTAACAGGTAGGGCATTTTATACTTTacgattatatatatttaccagtAATTTCTTGGCTTGTGAGACTGTATAAACTGACAGACCATGAATCTAGTCTGCTTGAGAGATTTAAACTCTCTATATTAACATTCCCTGAACAGTTTGAATGAAAATTTTCAGTAATAGCAACTGAGAGAAAAGTTTATGCGTTTTGGATGCTAATGGGTGTGAGTGAGTACATGAATGAGGATTTGCTGACATACCCAAGATACAAAGTCATCGCTTTGTTGCTGTGGCTCGAGACTGTACCCCGTAACGAACAAACAGACACATGGACAAATACTCAAGCATCTTTTATTTCGACGGCAAATTGTAACAGTTATACCGCCTCTTAAAACGTTTgtgtttgaacaagggttcgcaCGAAGCCGCTAAACAGTTCCAGCCAACAACGGAATTGCATACTTTTATTTCCGTTGATGTGGGGGTCTTACTGTTTTTAGGACACGTGTCTCCTGAATATTATGTAGTTTCACAGTATATCAACAGTACAAGTTTCTACCATTGACATCTGTTCTTCAGATGAAAGTAAGAGATGTGTAAGGACCTGGTTTGAACCAGTTGATGGGAATCTGACAAGCGATTGTTGGCTTGCCTGAACATCTTTAACTACAAAGACATTTAAAGTTGGAGTACGTCGAGTAGTCCGGGGCGAGAGCTGTGGGCGGGACAATGGCAGGGGACATCCCTCAGTGTTCCGACAAGTGTACGGCACACCGCAAGCCCGCGTGCCCACTCAGCCTCGACGGACAGCTCATTGGATGGCTCTAGCTAACAAACTGTTTTATGTAGAATAGTGTCTAAAGATATTCTGATCTGTAGTGTGACGCGCGATGGTAATGTCTCATATATTATTTACCGTCGACGGAGGGCTGTAAGACAAGCTGCGTCTCCCGCGTGGTGAACATCCAGTGTTTGTGAAGGAAGCTTATGTTGGCTTTGTATGCTTCATGTACTAACGCAGTTGCTTCATCTCATAAGTGAAGTATATTCATCAAGTGGAGGTGGATATATGGACATTTAATTTCAAAGGTGAGACAGGAGTTGTGAAGTCTGGCAGGAGGTACGCTAATGAGCTGTGGCAGCAGGAGCTTCATTGAGGAGTGGGACTGATACAGTTAGATAATATTCTCCAGCTGACAAGGGATATTCAAGATACATAGAAAGATAAAGAAGATGAGCTACAACTTCAGAGACCTTGAACGCATTGGAGAGATGACACCAATTGGACAGAAAGTGTTGAACATTACTCTGGAATCGGAGATGCTGTCGAGCAGGTTCAGAATTAATATCAGTGACGATGTTCAGTCAGTTATTAACAGGAATCTGTCAGAAGCGGAGACACCTCCATGTACCCCCTTGACCCCGTTAAGTGCTTGTGGGAGTGAGGGGGACGTTTTTACTTTCAGTCCTCTTTCTGAATCGGATGAACACTTATCAGGGAGCACGCCACACAAGACGAATCTGCGTGAAAAGAAGTGTCCTAGAGCTCCACGAAAACGACAGTCAGGTTCAGACGCAGTTATCAGCATCGATGAACGACAACGTCGACGGCA
The nucleotide sequence above comes from Haliotis asinina isolate JCU_RB_2024 chromosome 5, JCU_Hal_asi_v2, whole genome shotgun sequence. Encoded proteins:
- the LOC137284658 gene encoding transcription factor 21-like encodes the protein MSYNFRDLERIGEMTPIGQKVLNITLESEMLSSRFRINISDDVQSVINRNLSEAETPPCTPLTPLSACGSEGDVFTFSPLSESDEHLSGSTPHKTNLREKKCPRAPRKRQSGSDAVISIDERQRRRQAANARERRRMEGLNVAFDRLRAVIPASSDDSQLSKYDTLQMAQTYIQTLTDLLTKVEN